In Alosa sapidissima isolate fAloSap1 chromosome 5, fAloSap1.pri, whole genome shotgun sequence, the genomic stretch aaaccaaccagcaatataaaatataaagagctcttttatgagttaaatcgaaacaCTGTAGGCAATTATTACCAGCCTTTACTTGTTCAAATCTAAtaataaatagaatcccggccataatttgaggatttaggtatgcacgtgtgtttcaggcatagtgcaagcactaatctctgactgaaagtgtgcagaacttgtgcatttgagagcgctctctcgcggctgttggcggtaatgtttcatgtagggttcatgtcagttaatatgaattaagttaacatttaaaaacatgttcaattttCATATATATAATTACTATAGACTATAAGCAGGACCAGTCAAAccatgaaaaaaagtgtgacttatagtccggaaaatacggtgcACTAAATAAATGCTCAATGAGACTTTCAAGGCCTCTCAGTCTGATGCCCTGGGGCACTGTTCTGTTCCCAATATTGGCTAGAGACCAAAGCAAACAATCTCTCTTGCTTACCTGCTTGCTCAACGGCCGCTTTGATTGCAACTGAACCTAATTTAGTAGCTGGAACAGATGAGAGGCTTCCTCTGAAAGACCCCATAGGAGTTCGCGCAGCACTGACGATGACAACTTCCTATTGTCAAGAAAGGTGAACATTACATTAGTGACATATAAATTTGACCTCAACAGAAGTCATGTAAAAAACTGAACAATGAAACATGTGCAGGCAACATTAATAGCACGAATGCCATTTACTGATGTAAGATTGTATAAGCCTTTTGTGTTATAAAATTAAaatctatatttatatttcGCTCGTCTTGACAGGTTAGGCTTCCCATTATCTTACAACTCCATTTCCAAAATAGCTGGGACACTGTGTAAAATGTATATAAACATAGAATGTGATCATCTGTAAATCAAGGAAAACCCACATTTAGTTGCAAAACGAACATAGActacatatcaaatgttgaaactcACTAATTGTACAATTTTATGAAATTTTATGATACCAGCAACGTGTCAAAAAAGATGGGACAAGGTCAACAAAAGGCTGTAGGAGTTGTGTAATgctaaataaaacaacatttcacGACTCATCACGTTAACTGCCACCATGATTGGACCAAGAGTATACCAGAGAAGCTAGTCTCTCAGAGGCAAAGATACAGATACATTCATCACTCTGAAAAACTGTGTGGGAAAATAAAGCAACAATATAATGTAAAATTGCAAAGGCGATTTCATCATCATGTGTATTTCACTGACAAAACTATATTTAAAGTGTCATTGTTTTCCATCCCTATCAGAAATTATAGATGGAAGTTAGTTCCTGAGGTAAATACAAAACTTTATATTTTCACCAGATTTTAGTAGACACTAGACTACACAGACATTTGATAGGAACATAAGCTAGATATTATTTTGATCACTGATTTCCAATATAGATGGAGGCTTCATTAGGGCCCGAGCATCGGATGGTGCGAAAGCCCTGTTGTTTCTGTAAGAATTGTTAAATGTGCTTGCTGAGAGTAGCACACTTATTGGTATCCATCAGCAAGCACACATTTGTATTTGGCCAGCTCCTGCCCCTAGGCCTTTTGAGATATCGACACTGTTCCAACTCTAAAACATCCGGTCAGTAAGTTGCTCGAGAAGATGGTGTCGCTGACCCTTGTCATTCTTGTCGCAGGCTATTGAGAATGTTATTTTTCATTGGAATGTTTATGGCGCGGCTGGAAAATTAACAAGCAACATCATTGCGTTATAATCGATTACGGTCAGCCACTGCATCGATGCAGCATCGTCTATATCCGTATCGTGATGCATCGTTGCACCTCTAGTGGATTGCCAAAATAAAGTGTGATCTTAGACCGTATTTTGACATtaggtataagtatatatactcttttgatcctgtgaggaaaatttggtctctgcatttaacccaatccgtgaattagtgaaacacacacagcacacagtgtacacacagtgaggtgaagcacacactaatcccggcgaagtgagctgcctgcaacaacagcggcgctcggggagcagtgaggggttaggtgccttgctcaagggcacttcagccgtgcctactggttggggttcaaaccggcaaccctccggttacaagtccgaagcgctaaccagtaggccggcCCCAAATTAAGCTGAGATAGCACACCAATCGTTGACACACAGTTCAAGAGGATCTTTGcaataaaatatatatgaaaCAATATCACCACACCAATTATGGGTTATGATCATTTCAACCTGATAATGACTGATGATGAAAATACACAACTAACCCAGAGCAACTATAGCCCATAGTCCAAAGCAGATCTGAGACCCGCAGAGAAGTATAGTGTGAACATGAAGAAAACTGAAACCTATCAGAGCTGAAGTGCACCAGAAAGAGATCTCAGTCATCTTTCAAATGAACTCACAATGTGAATACAAAATGAACTGAGTTCCTTTTGTTTTGGTCCACTTTCATTTTAGTAGACGGAGTTCGGTCCTTTTAAAACACCCTTAAAGTGACAGgaactcaattagacctacacacctacAATGTATTGACATCAAAGATAAGTGTAATAGCTTAGCTGACAGGGGGAATGTGGCCCGCTATTAAGCTTTAATTGTAAATAATAATTTTCGGTGTTGTTCCATGGTCAATGGTTCCCATGGGTGTAAACTAATGAAATTTGGCACCCAtatgggtcattccatgtgaaaacagccaatatcggggtatcatgtacatggtacctctcagatttagctgaaaagcggtgaaaatatgccttatgttaccaaacgagggaatctgaagtttctgtttgccatcactgagcataatgctaagttatttccactattttcatggtttattatcactaaattctccctgatctacattccagacttctggaaacaatgtccaaaatggtgcattatgaaggataaaattcatattatggaGAATCATGGTCAAAGGttttatttcattaaaagaaagaacaaatatgtatctttatcTGGTATAAATCTCAGTAGGATCATCAAGTGTCCACATGGTCATTTGGGGGTCCAAATATGGGGTTCCAAAAGAGTCACCTCTGCCGGAGAGGGTTTTTGGACCCCCATGAAACCCCCACCAGTGGTACCATacccttcaaattcattttggcaagagcaaggttcccacatataacaaataatcctgtttagaataaatatgatcattaattgtggtgctacggccacccaaaaagtgaaaaatcacacatgccgtcaacatttttttaggactttggtgacccacctctcacccaaacagtaaGGAATGTTGATTCTGCCTCCAGAATTGTGTAGTACTGATGGGAATTATTTTGGAGTTTCAAGACTGGTTTTGGTGGCCATGTGGGccccaatgaaatgctaatgtactggTTCCAAGGGCTATCAGATCCACAAGACAAAGGATGTTAGTTTGCTATAATGTATCCATGcgtcatgaaatgtaaatatattcatgCTTGGTACCATtgtaatagtctcagtacaaggattgtaatgatttgattgtgagaatgtttggaacattctataagtgatatttctgatatataagatatcgctcctcatgttcttcagataggtgtgaagtaggtgtaagtacagtaggtgtgtctgatgccaagTGGAGAACCAACCCCGTGGGATTGTTTTGCCgccatttctttctttgtttaaccCATACAAAAGTGATTAACTTGCATTGTAAGAACTAGATTAGAACATGGAgaactgaagaagagagagagaggttgatccAGAGGCCATGGCCTCTGTGCCATGGCCTACCATAGACCATTtttaccctctctgcttgtaacagaataaacctgattcctgagtgttcctgaagtttgccagtctaagttaatattaagtaattattcaccacaattactttcagtACAGGCTACAATGAACTAACAAGCCAGTTTCCAGCCCtctaccactattagaacagacgttatgggcctccaaaaatggcaaagggtgaaatgtgaaattccaatgtgtcaattagggccgtggcacctgacatcatcattccgcatcATTTACGTCatgtaatgtgtgagtcagaggtcggaaactggggctagattttgctaacagagttgcccagttaggggctcgtcatcacttttgtcgtcacgttgtagttcgtttgtagtccatgtggcctttcatgtcagttttaatgtgaacttgggaatttgccgtttttgtcacttgaaagctgcatatgtTTCTTTCACAAgtgtcttacactatattttaagcaaatacagttgtttatttaggattagtgagtgtatgttttaacctttgttgtggcatccgtgtttgtcacacattccgacggcaaagcacatgaacacttgctgtgggaaaaacaaagtagccacgggggcggtccttgtcattcccaagtgccatgaatgcaccatTAGAACTGCCCCCGACATGTCACAACTGTGACACTTGCATTTAAATCACTTTCACaaaaaaaagtaagaaataCCTGCttgaattaataaaaaaaatgagaatGAATTTGGTATCCATTTTAAAACAAGAGTGAAACTTGTGCCAGTTTTGAGCACtaagaaaagtacaaaaaaggaAGACATGTTACAACAGTCCCCAGTCTCCCATACTGATTAGCATCATTAAACCAGTAGAAAATACCCTCACCACTCACATTCAGAGCTGGATTTGATGAGTAGGTTCTTGATAGACATTGGCGCGAAGTTACCTGCAAAGGAAGCCACCATAACCcaacattttaatttaatttgtatTCAAGGACAGTAACATGCTAAACATTCACTTGCTAGACTTCGACTTGAACATTATAACAAGTGAATGTGACCAAATTCATAATTCTGAGCCTCTTAACTTGATTTCTAATGGTCTTATTTGGGTAGAGGTGACCTGATCAGTAGAAAAACACACTCAACTTCACTATGATATATTGTGTTGAAACAATAATGAATAATGCATTACGTTGGGCTTTTCAGCCTTTATCAACGAGGATAGCATTGAGAGTGGATTCTGCACTTAGTCGGAACTGAACATGACTGGTATGTAGATATCTAGCTTGTTCGTATGAGACGTCAATACTAGCCTTCCACTTCGCTATGTGTTCCCCAATGATGACCTAATCAGCGGTTttggtgtctgtctgtatgtttaGGTAAAAACTAGCCTGATATCTCATTCAAATTGGTGAATGTGTATCATGGGCAAAGGGCAAATTTTGAAGCAGATGCACTAGTTAGTCTGGTATAGGCTATATGATCATGTTTTAATACAATATTGAACTTCCCCTTGGCATGAATGTCCcctttgggatcaataaagtatctatctatctaatatgcAGCACCAACATTTTAACCAAGTACAAAATAATAGAAATACACGACGTAAGGTAAAGTTTTAGCAGGAGAAATTCCACCGACCAGTGAAGATTTGTGCACGGACACGCAGTCATTTTTTTTTAGGCCTGTGTTagtaagtaggcctagatgCTACTTTAAAATTGAGTTATTGAGTTGggctggcatacacacacacgtacatacactcGACAGTGCGTGTTGTTATTTGTGGAAGCTAGCAAGCTAATAGCAGGTTACGCTAAATAGCCACATCTGTCTGAGCTCTGctaccaacaacataaaagccGGTTAATGTTCAGTGTCACAACTTACCAGCCGTCTGCACAGCTGTGTATGCGCAGTAAAAAGTCCACAAGATGACATAATCGTGATGCAAGGTTCACTTTCGGCTTTTCGCACACTTGGATGGCTTTCACCTTCACCTGCCCAACAGCCAAACTATCAACACAGGACAGGGGTTACTTTGCGCATGACGTAATCGAGGACGTTCTTCTTCTTTACATTTCAGGCAGGTTAGAGGCGTCTGTGGCCCATGACTGCCTCTTACTGTCGGTTTATGGAATTGACCCTACAATTTGATTACACTGATTGGCTAaattgtctgttgtgtgtgttcttgtgccAGCAAATTGTAGACTGTCCTCAATTTACAGAGTTGCTGCACTGCTGGGGCTATGTTTTTAGAGctccaggagagagaggagatgaacaGGAAGCAAAAACACGCTCAACAAAACTTCTTAAGAATGGTCCCAGTGAATTATAGAACCGTGTAAAGAAATAAACATCTGTGTACACCATTGTTTGCAACATGCAAAGAGAAGCTATCTCAACACATCAATTGAACATTCTACATAAAATCATTACCTTAAACTGTAACAATTGATTATCATCCATAATCTTTTATTGTCTTTTCACACTACAGACTTGGGTCTTTTAATTAGGCAACACAAAAAGGCAACACAAAGAGGAACATTTTATAGCTTCACAAATGTTACAAAGTATCTCATATCCTGAACTTAAGATCAGTCAATCTTAAGTTCAATATCAAACTCTGAACTTATTTTCAAAGATTTTAAATTAAACATGCATGAAGGCAGACTGTTAAGAGCAAATAAACAAGCAGATGATCGAATTTATGAAAGGGTCCACTTCGAGAGCAAGCTCTCAGAATAATTATTGTGTGTTGAGGTTTCATAAGAAGTGTGAAACACAGCATCTGTGAAGAGAGTATTAGTTGTTAGCGTCATTGACTACCTGATTATAATAGAGTTGTCATTTTACGTTCAAACTCACAGGAATCCTTTGCCACATCCCAAAGGTCCAAAGTAGAGTTCGTGTGGAAGGCACACTCCTTGACGACAAACTCCATTAAGAGTTGCACAGTTCCATGGAAATGCTCtcccttcacctaccacaaaGTAAAATATCACTGATGTTGACTCCATGTGTCGAGTTTCTTTCATTAACATGATAAATTATGCTTAAACATACAAAAGCCAAAGTGAAATTTAACAAATTCACTCAGTATGCAAAAATATACTCTGAAAGTAAATGTACCATGTTGTATAGAAAATGAAACTCACCTTGAACTGAGAACATTACCAGTATTAAGaaaatcaccacaaacacaggCTTCATCATTGCCTCTGAAAACATAGACACTCCTAGGATGGCCCAACAATCTGACTGTGGTTGAGATGTATTTCCAAGTTGTACTAGAGGGAGGAGGAAATTCAATAAGTGCATACCAATTCAGATACTGCAGAAAATGTGATTATAGGCCACAAATAGGTAAGTTGTTCCCAACCACATGACAGAATTGGAATGTGTCCCACTGCAAGTGGTATTCATGGGAGAGGGTCATCACGCGATTTATGGTGCTGCAAATCATTAGCCAGTATCTTGGCCTGTTAACAGACACATCCCCAATTTTATTTCAGAGTTTTTGTTTATCAAAAAGGAAGAACTTAAAAATGTTAAGCTAATGGTCATACCATAATACAAAatatgtatattatgtataAGTTAATATAGTAATTTCCTCTGTTGTATTGGATATACTGATTTAACAATGCATTTGTACTGTACAGTGTATGTATTGTTGCCATGCAAAAGGACTAGAATTCCAGTTTGTCTTATACAGGAGAGGAACTTATTTTACCATGTCATCTTTATGGAACTTCAAGACAAATTTGAAATCCAAAACAGGAACTGCGGTATAGGTGACTGAATATTTCCAGATCCTTAGGAATCCTGTTACATGAATGGCTTGAACTTATCAAGGGATCTTGATGGCGGCGATATAGGTAGTGGAAAGCCACGTCAAGACTCTGAAATGGACGAGACTTCTCTGAGGTGAAAttgaataaaccaatcacaaccagttcaattctgatctatctatcttgtaTTAATTCACTTCTGCCTGACCCTGCCCAATTCATGCGTCCGACAAACTCACACCCTGTAACTTTAAACTggaaacagtgtgtttgtgtttgtattgtgtgtgcagggtgccAGTGTTTTGGATGGGGCAACATCATTTTGGCAGGGGctttaaacataaacaaaaacacactcatacacataaacacacacacacattcttgtgTCTTATGTCGCCCTACTGCCAGGTTTTCAGGATAATTTCCATATCTTATGATGCTGCCTGAAAAATAATAATGTCTATGTCTATACTGAGCCAGTTAGTCTGCCATCGATCAATTTGCAAAAATCCTTTAGCTATGACATGCTTATTGTGCTCATGATATATTTTGTAAAACACAACAGataacatagacacacaattTGTGCATTTGCTGGACACAACATATAAGAGCGTGCTGTGATGTCATTGGTCACATCATATATAGTGTGCTGTCTGTGATATATCATGGGTCACATCATATATGAGTGTACTGTGATATGTCATGGGTCACATCATATATGAGTGTGTTGTGATATGTCATGGGTCACATCATATATGAGTGTACTGTGATATGTCATGGGTCACAGAGGCAGAGGTGTTTGGATCCATCATTGCTTGCAGTTATATTTTGAAATGTTTAGTTGGCCTAA encodes the following:
- the defbl1 gene encoding defensin, beta-like 1; the encoded protein is MHLLNFLLPLVQLGNTSQPQSDCWAILGVSMFSEAMMKPVFVVIFLILVMFSVQGEGRAFPWNCATLNGVCRQGVCLPHELYFGPLGCGKGFLCCVSHFL